In Paenibacillus sp. BIC5C1, a genomic segment contains:
- a CDS encoding CoA-binding protein, producing MEFNNPTREEIGQLLRKAGNIAVVGLSDKSDRTSYMVAEAMQSRGYRIIPVNPQVQGEILGETVYATLADIPEPVDIVNVFRRNEYCADVAREAAAIKANVLWLQLGIHSDEAVQIAAENGMTAVTNRCIKVEDSIVLRGAGRG from the coding sequence ATGGAATTTAACAATCCTACTCGTGAAGAAATTGGACAACTTTTGCGCAAGGCAGGCAACATCGCAGTCGTCGGCTTATCGGACAAATCAGATCGTACTTCCTATATGGTAGCGGAAGCCATGCAAAGCAGAGGTTATCGCATCATCCCGGTAAATCCACAGGTACAAGGTGAGATTCTCGGTGAGACGGTATATGCAACCCTCGCAGATATCCCTGAACCGGTAGATATCGTGAACGTATTCCGCCGGAATGAATATTGCGCGGATGTCGCTCGTGAAGCTGCGGCAATCAAGGCAAATGTATTGTGGCTTCAGCTTGGTATCCATAGTGATGAAGCCGTACAGATTGCTGCTGAGAACGGCATGACAGCGGTAACGAATCGTTGTATCAAGGTAGAGGATTCCATCGTTCTGCGCGGTGCTGGACGCGGTTAA
- the aroA gene encoding 3-phosphoshikimate 1-carboxyvinyltransferase, whose translation MDVIVKPTPSLNGEIGALSSKNYTTRYLLAAALAEGTSTIHYPAHSEDSDAMRRCIRDLGAVLEEDDSKIVIQGFGSHPRDVRELNVGNAGAVLRFLMGVTALCPEVTFVNTYPDSLGKRPHDDLIDALGQLGVEVQHEQGRLPITIKGGQAKGGHIRVSGSVSSQYLSALLFVTPLLAEDSTIEVLNDLKSKVVIGQTLEVLEQAGIVIHASDDYMSFRVPGGQAYKPQTYTVQGDYPGSAAVLAAAAVTQSDVKILRLMEQSKQGERAIVDVLRMMEVPLTHENDVVHVQGNGTLKAVEFDGDAATDAVLAMVAAAVFAEGTSRFYNVENLRYKECDRITDYLNELRKAGAYVEERQAEIIVHGRPEGVEGGVEINAHYDHRVIMALTVVGLRSKEPLRIRDAHHVAKSYPQYFDHLQALGASVQWVKE comes from the coding sequence ATGGACGTTATCGTTAAACCAACCCCATCCCTGAACGGGGAAATTGGAGCTTTGTCTTCCAAAAACTACACCACACGTTATTTGCTAGCTGCTGCGCTGGCAGAAGGCACGAGTACGATCCATTACCCTGCTCATAGTGAAGATAGCGATGCTATGCGCAGATGTATTCGCGATCTTGGAGCGGTACTTGAAGAAGATGATAGCAAAATCGTTATCCAAGGCTTCGGCAGCCATCCACGTGATGTACGTGAATTGAATGTGGGTAATGCGGGTGCAGTGCTGCGTTTCCTGATGGGGGTAACGGCACTTTGTCCTGAGGTGACGTTTGTCAATACGTACCCGGATTCTCTTGGCAAACGCCCACATGATGACCTGATCGATGCGCTTGGTCAGCTTGGTGTTGAGGTACAGCACGAACAAGGACGCTTGCCGATCACCATCAAAGGTGGTCAGGCCAAGGGCGGACATATTCGCGTATCAGGTTCGGTTAGCTCCCAGTATTTGAGTGCGTTGCTGTTTGTAACTCCTCTTCTGGCCGAAGACAGCACGATTGAAGTATTAAACGATTTGAAATCCAAAGTGGTTATCGGTCAGACGCTGGAAGTACTGGAACAAGCGGGTATCGTCATTCATGCGAGTGATGATTATATGTCCTTTCGTGTACCTGGCGGCCAAGCCTATAAACCGCAAACATATACAGTTCAAGGAGACTATCCGGGTTCAGCAGCTGTCCTCGCGGCCGCGGCTGTCACCCAATCAGATGTTAAAATTTTGCGTTTGATGGAACAGAGCAAACAAGGTGAGCGTGCTATTGTTGACGTTCTGCGCATGATGGAAGTGCCGTTGACGCATGAGAACGACGTGGTTCACGTGCAAGGTAACGGTACATTGAAAGCCGTGGAATTCGATGGAGATGCCGCGACAGACGCGGTTTTGGCCATGGTAGCGGCGGCAGTGTTTGCGGAAGGCACTTCACGGTTCTATAATGTAGAGAACTTACGTTACAAGGAATGTGACCGAATTACGGATTATTTGAACGAACTGCGGAAGGCAGGAGCCTACGTAGAAGAACGTCAGGCTGAGATTATCGTACATGGTCGTCCGGAAGGCGTCGAAGGCGGCGTTGAGATTAATGCTCACTACGATCATCGCGTAATTATGGCACTGACCGTTGTTGGTTTGCGTTCGAAAGAACCGCTTCGTATTCGGGATGCACACCATGTAGCCAAGTCTTATCCGCAATATTTTGATCATTTGCAGGCGCTTGGTGCCTCGGTTCAATGGGTAAAAGAGTAA
- a CDS encoding rhodanese-like domain-containing protein — protein sequence MTQIAEIEPSELRRRLQAGEKLQMIDVREDDEVAQGMIAGAKHIPLGQIPDRLSEIQKSGEIVLICRSGYRSERACEYLQQLGYDGCTNMVGGMLQWQEED from the coding sequence ATGACACAAATTGCTGAAATTGAACCTTCTGAGCTGCGCCGCCGTTTGCAGGCGGGAGAGAAGCTGCAGATGATAGACGTCCGAGAGGACGATGAAGTCGCACAAGGCATGATCGCAGGAGCCAAACACATCCCGCTCGGACAGATTCCCGACAGACTCTCCGAAATTCAAAAGTCTGGTGAGATTGTTCTGATCTGCCGCAGTGGATACCGCAGTGAGCGTGCCTGTGAGTACTTGCAGCAGCTCGGATATGATGGTTGCACCAATATGGTTGGCGGCATGCTGCAATGGCAAGAGGAAGACTGA
- a CDS encoding shikimate kinase translates to MSKSNNIILIGMMGTGKSTVADMLARELGYRLIDVDAAVEKEEGCTIPELFTGKGETYFRDAESRMLCSVLEKKAQVIATGGGVVLRSDNCDVMSKNGWVVALTADPAVIVERVSGCDNRPLLAGNAEERIKTIMQERKDAYRFAHYTVDTTELSASEVTRLILAHYRV, encoded by the coding sequence TTGAGCAAGTCTAACAATATTATTCTCATCGGCATGATGGGAACTGGCAAATCAACCGTTGCTGACATGCTCGCGCGCGAGTTAGGTTACCGACTGATTGATGTTGACGCCGCAGTGGAGAAAGAGGAAGGCTGTACGATTCCTGAATTGTTCACAGGCAAGGGAGAGACATATTTCCGCGATGCAGAGAGTCGCATGTTGTGCTCGGTGTTAGAGAAAAAGGCACAGGTGATTGCAACCGGAGGCGGTGTGGTTCTGCGTTCGGACAACTGTGACGTCATGTCGAAGAACGGCTGGGTGGTTGCCCTGACTGCCGATCCGGCAGTGATCGTAGAACGCGTCAGCGGCTGTGATAACCGTCCACTCTTGGCAGGTAATGCGGAGGAACGCATTAAGACCATTATGCAGGAACGGAAGGACGCATACCGGTTTGCACATTACACGGTGGATACAACCGAGTTATCCGCTTCTGAAGTGACACGTTTAATTTTAGCGCATTACCGCGTCTAA
- the gndA gene encoding NADP-dependent phosphogluconate dehydrogenase: MAKQQIGVIGLAVMGKNLALNIESRGFTVSVFNRSPEKTNDLLKEAEGKNLTGTFSIEEFVASLESPRKILIMVQAGYATDATIEQLLPHLDEGDIIIDGGNAYFPDTQRRSKELEDKGIRFIGTGVSGGEEGALKGPAIMPGGQESAYKLVEPILTAISAKVGDDPCCTYIGPDGAGHYVKMVHNGIEYGDMQLIGEAYHLLKSVLNVSVEELHAIFTEWNQGELDSYLIEITADIFSKYDPETGKPMVDVILDAAGQKGTGKWTSQSALDLGVPLSMITESVFSRFLSAMKDERVAASKILNGPAVEAFSGDKKAFIENVRKALFASKIVSYAQGFAQMRAASDEYGWDLKYGNIAMIFRGGCIIRSQFLQNIKEAYDKDAALKNLLLDPYFQNIVESYQGAWREVVAAAVTQGVPVPGFSSALSYYDSYRTERLPANLLQAQRDYFGAHTFKRVDKEGSFHHNWME, from the coding sequence ATGGCGAAACAACAGATCGGTGTCATTGGACTTGCAGTAATGGGCAAAAATTTGGCCCTTAACATTGAAAGCAGAGGTTTCACGGTGTCGGTATTTAACCGTTCTCCGGAGAAAACCAACGATCTTCTGAAAGAAGCCGAAGGTAAAAACCTGACAGGCACATTCTCTATTGAAGAGTTTGTGGCATCCCTGGAATCCCCGCGCAAAATCCTGATCATGGTACAAGCTGGTTATGCAACCGACGCTACCATTGAACAACTGCTTCCTCATTTGGATGAGGGCGACATCATCATTGATGGCGGTAACGCATACTTCCCTGACACCCAACGTCGCAGCAAAGAGCTGGAAGACAAAGGCATTCGCTTCATCGGTACAGGTGTATCCGGTGGGGAAGAAGGCGCGTTGAAAGGCCCAGCAATTATGCCTGGTGGACAAGAGAGTGCGTACAAGCTGGTTGAACCGATCCTGACAGCCATTTCGGCCAAAGTCGGTGACGATCCTTGTTGTACATATATTGGACCAGACGGTGCCGGACATTATGTGAAAATGGTGCATAACGGTATCGAATACGGAGATATGCAGCTGATTGGTGAAGCTTACCACCTGCTCAAATCTGTGTTAAATGTGTCCGTTGAAGAGCTTCACGCTATCTTTACAGAATGGAACCAGGGAGAGCTGGATAGCTATTTGATCGAAATCACGGCAGACATCTTCTCCAAATACGATCCAGAAACGGGCAAACCAATGGTTGATGTCATTCTGGATGCAGCCGGACAAAAAGGAACAGGAAAATGGACAAGCCAAAGCGCGCTGGATCTCGGCGTACCATTGTCCATGATTACCGAATCCGTATTCTCCCGCTTCCTGTCTGCGATGAAAGATGAGCGTGTGGCAGCAAGCAAAATCCTGAACGGACCTGCGGTTGAAGCCTTCTCCGGTGACAAAAAGGCGTTCATCGAGAATGTGCGTAAAGCGCTGTTTGCAAGTAAAATCGTATCCTATGCACAAGGATTTGCACAAATGCGTGCAGCTTCCGACGAGTACGGCTGGGATCTGAAATACGGCAACATCGCCATGATCTTCCGTGGTGGTTGCATCATCCGTTCTCAGTTCCTGCAAAACATCAAAGAAGCGTATGACAAAGATGCAGCACTGAAAAACCTGCTTCTGGATCCATATTTCCAAAACATTGTAGAATCCTACCAAGGTGCATGGCGTGAAGTTGTAGCGGCTGCGGTAACTCAAGGCGTTCCGGTTCCTGGGTTCTCCAGTGCCTTGTCCTACTACGATAGCTACCGTACAGAGCGTTTGCCTGCGAACCTGCTGCAAGCACAACGTGACTACTTTGGCGCTCATACGTTCAAACGTGTGGACAAAGAAGGCAGTTTCCACCACAACTGGATGGAATAG